The Plantactinospora sp. KBS50 sequence CGGCCAGGCCGACGGTGGCCAGCGTCGGTTCGTACCAGCCGGGCGCGGTGCCGGCGCGGATGGCGACCAGACCGCGGATCGCCGCCGCCGTGCCCAGCACCCCGATCCCGGTCGCCCAGCCGCACAGCCCGAGCATCCGGTCGCTGGCCCCCACGGAGTCCACCCGCTGGATCGGGAACGGCTGCTCGAAGCCGGGCAGCGGGGGCGGCGGCAGCGGCAGGCCGCGGATGACCGGCCGCTTCGCGGACGAGCCGGCCCGGTGGGCCCGGTGCGGCACGGGAAGCTCCGCGGCCGGCGCCGGCGCCGGCAACTCCGTGAGCGAGGAAAGCTCCGCCGCACGCTCGCCCTGGGAGCCGCCCGGCGGCTCCGGCGCCGGTACGGCGGACCGCAGCGCGGGCGGCGACGCCGGAGTGTGCAGATCTTCCCGCTGGGGCTCGGCCGCCACCACTGGTCCTCCCGTCGGTGCCACCACCGTTACCGTCGCCGACGTCCGAACGTCCGACGGACCTGACATTCCTCAGAGAATGCAACGGAATGCGGTAACGGGGCGTAACGGCGGAACCCGGATCTGTGGGGTGTCACCTTGGCGACATCTGGGAACGGATCGTTCTTGCCGCGAGAGCTTCGGGCGTAGGCTGCGCCTCGTGAACGACACGCCGCCGATGCCGACAGCGCTGATACCTGGTGGCAGCGTGATCACTAAGAGTAATCGTGGGAATGTCGGATGCGACTGACCATCCTGGGTTGTGCCGGGAGCTTTCCCGGCCCCGAGGCCGCGTGCTCGGCCTATCTGGTCGAGGCGGACGGTTTCCGGCTCCTGGTCGATTTCGGCTCCGGCTCGCTGTCGGCCCTGCAACGGTATGCCGGGCTGTCGGCCGTGGACGCCATCCTGCTGACCCACCTGCACTGCGACCACATCTCCGACGCCGTCGACTACGTGGTGGTCCGGCGGTACGCCCCGAACGGCCCCTACCCGCCGCTTCCGGTGTACGCCCCCGCCGGGGCGCCGGACCGGATCGCCGCCGCCTACAGCCAGGAGGCCGAGGGGGTGGAGGACGTCTACACCTTCTACGGGCTCCAGCCGGGCAGCTTCCCGATCGGTCCGTTCACCGTCACGGTCGACCGGGTCAACCACCCGGTCGAGACGTACGGCGTCCGGCTGGAGCACCAGGGACGCTCGCTGTGCTACTCGGCGGACACCGCGCCGTGCGACGCGCTGCTGCGGCTGGCTCAGGGCGCCGACGTGTTCCTCTGCGAGGCGAGCTACCTCGACGGTGAGGACAACCCGCCCGACATCCATCTGACCGGCCGGGAGGCCGGGGAGACCGCCACCAAGGCGGAGGTGGGCCGGCTGCTGCTCACCCACCTCGTCGCCGCCTGGGGCAGCGAGGCGATGACCCGGGAGGCGGCCACCTCCGCCTTTGCCGGACCCATCGAGGTGGTCCGGCCGGGCGCCGGCTACGACATCTGATCCGCCCGCGGCGACCGCCGGTACGAAACCGCCGGTACGAATGTGCCGCACTGTTTCCCGGCTGGTCAGCCCGGGGTCGCCCGGTGCACCGGCGGCCGGTCCACCGTGTGCGCATGCGAATCGCGATCGTCACGGAGTCGTTCGCACCCGATGTCAACGGCGTGGCGCACTCGGTGGTGCGTACCGTCGAGCACCTGATCCGGCGCGGCCACCAGCCGATGGTCGTGGCGCCGGCGTCGGTCGGCCCGGGGGAGCCGGCAGGCGGCCGGCAACCCTGCCCGGTGGTGCGGGTGCCCAGCATCGCGCTGCCCGGGTACCGGGGTTTCCGGCTGGGGCTGCCCGGCCCGAAACTCGGCGAGGCGCTGGCCGAGCACGCGCCGGACGTGCTGCACCTGGCCAGTCCCTTCGTGCTCGGCGGCCGGGCGGCGACGCTGGCCGGGCAGCGCGGCCTGCCG is a genomic window containing:
- a CDS encoding MBL fold metallo-hydrolase, with translation MRLTILGCAGSFPGPEAACSAYLVEADGFRLLVDFGSGSLSALQRYAGLSAVDAILLTHLHCDHISDAVDYVVVRRYAPNGPYPPLPVYAPAGAPDRIAAAYSQEAEGVEDVYTFYGLQPGSFPIGPFTVTVDRVNHPVETYGVRLEHQGRSLCYSADTAPCDALLRLAQGADVFLCEASYLDGEDNPPDIHLTGREAGETATKAEVGRLLLTHLVAAWGSEAMTREAATSAFAGPIEVVRPGAGYDI